A region of Subdoligranulum variabile DNA encodes the following proteins:
- a CDS encoding GNAT family N-acetyltransferase: MQYMIREMKSQEYRLLSDFLYEAIYIPEGVEAPPRSVIDFPELQEYIIEFGNRKHDKALVAEIQGDIVGAIWVRIMNDYGHIDNDTPSLAMSVCPRYRGLGIGTSLLKQLLQVERLAGYSKISLSVQKSNYAVKMYEKVGFTVVDENDEEYIMIVNL; the protein is encoded by the coding sequence ATGCAATATATGATACGAGAAATGAAAAGCCAAGAATACAGATTGTTAAGCGATTTTTTATACGAAGCGATTTATATTCCGGAAGGTGTTGAAGCACCACCTAGATCAGTCATAGACTTTCCAGAATTACAAGAATATATCATTGAGTTTGGGAATCGAAAACACGATAAAGCCTTAGTTGCAGAAATTCAAGGAGATATAGTAGGAGCTATTTGGGTAAGAATTATGAATGATTATGGACACATTGATAATGATACACCATCTCTTGCTATGTCTGTCTGCCCTCGATATAGAGGATTAGGCATTGGAACTTCATTATTGAAACAACTATTACAAGTAGAAAGATTGGCTGGATATTCAAAAATATCCCTGTCCGTTCAGAAAAGTAATTATGCAGTGAAAATGTATGAGAAAGTGGGATTTACTGTTGTTGACGAAAATGATGAGGAGTATATTATGATTGTAAATCTATAA
- a CDS encoding alpha/beta fold hydrolase, which produces MKTVLLHGLGQTAQDWKEVVQQLSISDVDCPELFSSTEDEISYSQILGDLEQRYSEEKEPLRICGLSLGALLAIDFAIQHEEKVASLVLIGAQYKVPSLLIDFQNLIFRCMPNKAFESMGLSKSSTIKLAHSMRSLDFTAQLNNICCPVTILCGKKDTANLKASKRLKELLPQATLHIVPNAGHELNKYAPNTIAEILNN; this is translated from the coding sequence ATGAAAACGGTTCTTTTACATGGGTTGGGACAAACTGCACAGGATTGGAAAGAAGTAGTCCAACAACTATCAATTTCCGATGTCGATTGCCCAGAACTTTTTTCTTCAACAGAAGATGAAATATCATATTCGCAGATTTTAGGCGATTTAGAACAGCGGTATTCTGAAGAAAAAGAGCCGCTTCGTATCTGTGGTCTTTCGTTAGGTGCGCTTCTTGCGATTGATTTTGCTATTCAGCATGAAGAAAAAGTGGCTTCGCTGGTTTTGATTGGCGCACAATATAAAGTTCCAAGCTTACTGATAGATTTTCAAAATCTTATCTTCCGTTGTATGCCAAACAAGGCTTTTGAAAGTATGGGACTATCAAAAAGCAGCACCATAAAATTGGCTCACTCTATGCGATCATTGGATTTTACTGCGCAATTAAATAATATTTGTTGTCCAGTGACAATTTTGTGTGGCAAAAAGGATACTGCCAATCTAAAGGCTTCTAAAAGGCTAAAAGAATTGCTACCCCAAGCTACTTTGCACATCGTTCCAAATGCAGGACATGAACTCAATAAATATGCACCAAACACGATTGCAGAGATATTAAACAACTAA
- a CDS encoding alpha/beta fold hydrolase — protein sequence MDKAVIYIHGKGGDAEEALHYKSLFSDCDVIGLDYTAQFPWEAKEEFPLLFNSIYRNYKTVEIIANSIGAYFAINALSNQQIEKAYFISPIVDMERLIADMMIWANVTEDELKEKKEIQTTFGETLSWDYLCYVRENPIIWKIPTHILYGEKDNLTAYGTIFEFAQRTHSTLSVMRNGEHWFHTEEQMKFLDEWIVENSKHNDRFSRATCVR from the coding sequence GTGGATAAAGCAGTTATTTATATACATGGAAAAGGAGGAGATGCTGAAGAAGCTCTCCATTACAAGTCGCTCTTTAGTGATTGTGATGTAATTGGTCTTGACTATACTGCACAGTTTCCATGGGAAGCAAAAGAAGAATTTCCATTACTTTTTAATTCGATTTATAGAAACTACAAGACTGTTGAAATAATCGCCAATAGCATTGGAGCGTATTTTGCTATCAATGCCTTATCAAATCAGCAAATAGAGAAAGCATATTTTATTTCGCCCATTGTAGATATGGAAAGGCTTATTGCTGATATGATGATTTGGGCAAATGTTACAGAAGATGAACTCAAAGAGAAAAAAGAAATTCAGACAACCTTTGGAGAGACCCTTTCATGGGATTATCTTTGCTATGTAAGAGAAAATCCTATTATATGGAAAATCCCAACGCACATTTTGTATGGTGAAAAAGATAATCTTACCGCTTATGGAACGATATTTGAATTTGCCCAAAGAACCCATTCAACACTTTCTGTCATGAGAAATGGAGAACACTGGTTTCATACAGAAGAACAGATGAAGTTTTTGGACGAATGGATTGTTGAAAATTCTAAACACAATGACAGGTTTTCAAGAGCAACTTGTGTGCGTTGA
- a CDS encoding TnpV protein: MNNPMTYIQNGDYLIPDLKLSQQPEKSLGKYGRMRKTYLKEHRPILYNQMLLSEKLYPHLLEIDETAQSRLEQMIPQLAKEAGATEELKASDPMKWVGLMNTCKAQAEEILMAELINS, from the coding sequence ATGAACAATCCCATGACCTATATCCAGAACGGAGACTATCTGATTCCCGACCTGAAGCTGAGCCAGCAGCCGGAGAAATCCCTGGGCAAGTACGGCAGGATGAGGAAAACCTATCTGAAGGAACACCGTCCCATCCTCTACAACCAGATGCTACTGAGCGAGAAGCTGTACCCGCACCTTCTGGAGATCGACGAGACCGCCCAGAGCAGACTGGAGCAGATGATACCCCAACTGGCGAAGGAAGCGGGAGCCACCGAGGAACTGAAAGCCAGCGATCCCATGAAGTGGGTGGGGCTGATGAACACCTGCAAAGCCCAGGCCGAGGAGATTCTGATGGCGGAGCTTATCAACAGCTGA